In one window of Micromonospora cathayae DNA:
- a CDS encoding pirin family protein — protein sequence MPAQTRPPDAPAAEPSSVLLPGHDVPLGRYTTVRRLLPQRPRRMVGAWCFVDHFGPDDVGVGQRPGMQVPPHPHTGLQTVTWLLDGEILHRDSLGNVQAIRPGQLNVMTSGHGIAHSEKSPPARPSVMHGVQLWVALPEGTRSGPPGFSHHAELPRWRDGDLDVTLLVGELAGNRSPAVVHTPLLGAQLEPRGAGPVRVPLRRDFEYGVLAMSGAAEVDGVRLTPGGLLYVAPGRETLTVAHGTDARLLLLGGAPFEEPLVMWWNFVGRSHDEIVAAAQDWAAGRRFGTVVDDPEPPLPAPAMPTVRLKARDRHGRMHD from the coding sequence ATGCCGGCGCAGACCCGGCCCCCGGACGCCCCGGCCGCCGAGCCGTCGAGTGTGCTGCTGCCCGGCCACGACGTGCCGCTGGGCCGGTACACCACGGTGCGGCGGCTGCTGCCGCAGCGGCCCCGCCGGATGGTCGGGGCCTGGTGCTTCGTCGACCACTTCGGCCCGGACGACGTCGGCGTCGGGCAGCGACCGGGCATGCAGGTGCCGCCGCACCCGCACACCGGCCTGCAGACCGTCACCTGGCTGCTCGACGGCGAGATCCTGCACCGGGACAGCCTCGGCAACGTCCAGGCGATCCGTCCCGGCCAGCTCAACGTGATGACCTCCGGGCACGGCATCGCCCACTCGGAGAAGTCCCCGCCGGCACGGCCGTCGGTGATGCACGGCGTCCAGCTCTGGGTGGCCCTCCCGGAGGGGACCCGGTCCGGCCCGCCCGGCTTCAGCCACCACGCCGAGCTGCCCCGCTGGCGCGACGGTGACCTGGACGTCACCCTGCTCGTCGGGGAACTGGCCGGCAACCGTTCCCCGGCGGTGGTGCACACGCCGCTGCTCGGCGCGCAGCTCGAACCCCGGGGCGCCGGCCCGGTTCGGGTGCCGCTGCGCCGGGACTTCGAGTACGGCGTGCTCGCCATGTCCGGCGCCGCCGAGGTGGACGGCGTACGGCTCACCCCCGGCGGGCTGCTGTACGTCGCGCCGGGCCGGGAGACCCTGACCGTGGCGCACGGTACGGACGCCCGGCTGCTGCTGCTCGGCGGCGCGCCGTTCGAGGAGCCACTGGTGATGTGGTGGAACTTCGTCGGCCGCTCGCACGACGAGATCGTGGCCGCCGCGCAGGACTGGGCCGCCGGACGGCGGTTCGGCACGGTGGTGGACGACCCGGAGCCGCCACTGCCGGCACCGGCGATGCCCACCGTCCGGCTCAAGGCCCGCGACCGGCACGGCCGCATGCACGACTGA